The genomic segment TGAACGTCAAGATCCCGGCCGACCGCATCGCCGCGCCCAGCCCGTGGCGCGCCTTCGGGCGCATGGTCGGCACCCTCTGGTCCAACGGCAAGGCGCGGCTGGGCCTGTGCATCCTCGCCTTCTTCGTGCTGGTGGCGGTCTTCGCCCCGCTCCTCGCGCCGTACGGAGCGAAGGACAACGGCTTCGAACGCAACCTCGACTCCTCCTGGGAGCACTGGCTCGGCACCACCGCCGCCGGGGAGGACGTGCTCAGCCAGCTCATCTTCGGCGCGCAGGTCAGCCTGCTCGTCGGCTTCGCCGCCGGCATCCTGTCGACGATCGTGGCCATCCTGATCGGATTGAGCTGGGGATACATGCGCGGCTTCGGCGGAGAGGTCGTCGGCTTCATCGTCAACCTCTTCCTCGTCATCCCCGGGCTGCCGCTGATGATCGTGATCGCCGCGTACCTGCAGAACGGCGGCATCCTGATGATCATCGCCGTCATCGTGGTCACCGGATGGGCGTGGGGCG from the Microbacterium luteolum genome contains:
- a CDS encoding ABC transporter permease, producing MTSTMNVKIPADRIAAPSPWRAFGRMVGTLWSNGKARLGLCILAFFVLVAVFAPLLAPYGAKDNGFERNLDSSWEHWLGTTAAGEDVLSQLIFGAQVSLLVGFAAGILSTIVAILIGLSWGYMRGFGGEVVGFIVNLFLVIPGLPLMIVIAAYLQNGGILMIIAVIVVTGWAWGARVLRSQTQSLRGNDFVTSAQFSGDSRARIIFREILPNMTSIIAGTLFGAATAAILAEAGLEFLGLGDSSIVSWGTMLYWAQNSNSLLTGQWLLLFAPGLCIALLALSLTLINFGVDGISNPRLREGKGR